In one window of Solanum pennellii chromosome 2, SPENNV200 DNA:
- the LOC107011170 gene encoding DNA damage-binding protein 1 isoform X2 has protein sequence MSVWNYVVTAHKPTNVTHSCVGNFTGPQELNLIIAKCTRIEIHLLTPQGLQPMLDVPIYGRIATLELFRPHGETQDLLFIATERYKFCVLQWDTEASEVITRAMGDVSDRIGRPTDNGQIGIIDPDCRLIGLHLYDGLFKVIPFDNKGQLKEAFNIRLEELQVLDIKFLYGCPKPTIVVLYQDNKDARHVKTYEVSLKDKDFIEGPWAQNNLDNGASLLIPVPPPLCGVLIIGEETIVYCSASAFKAIPIRPSITRAYGRVDADGSRYLLGDHNGLLHLLVITHEKEKVTGLKIELLGETSIASTISYLDNAFVFIGSSYGDSQLVKLNLQPDTKGSYVEVLERYVNLGPIVDFCVVDLERQGQGQVVTCSGAYKDGSLRIVRNGIGINEQASVELQGIKGMWSLRSATDDPYDTFLVVSFISETRVLAMNLEDELEETEIEGFNSQVQTLFCHDAVYNQLVQVTSNSVRLVSSTSRDLKNEWFAPAGYSVNVATANATQVLLATGGGHLVYLEIGDGVLNEVKYAKLDYDISCLDINPIGENPNYSNIAAVGMWTDISVRIYSLPDLNLITKEQLGGEIIPRSVLMCSFEGISYLLCALGDGHLLNFVLSMSTGELTDRKKVSLGTQPITLRTFSSKDTTHVFAASDRPTVIYSSNKKLLYSNVNLKEVSHMCPFNVAAFPDSLAIAKEGELTIGTIDEIQKLHIRSIPLGEHARRISHQEQTRTFALCSVKYTQSNADDPEMHFVRLLDDQTFEFISTYPLDQFEYGCSILSCSFSDDSNVYYCIGTAYVMPEENEPTKGRILVFIVEDGKLQLIAEKETKGAVYSLNAFNGKLLAAINQKIQLYKWASREDGGSRELQTECGHHGHILALYVQTRGDFIVVGDLMKSISLLIFKHEEGAIEERARDYNANWMSAVEILDDDIYLGAENNFNLFTVRKNSEGATDEERSRLEVVGEYHLGEFVNRFRHGSLVMRLPDSDVGQIPTVIFGTVNGVIGVIASLPHDQYLFLEKLQTNLRKVIKGVGGLSHEQWRSFYNEKKTVDAKNFLDGDLIESFLDLSRNRMEEISKAMSVPVEELMKRVEELTRLH, from the exons ATGAGTGTATGGAACTACGTGGTTACGGCTCACAAACCAACAAATGTTACACATTCCTGTGTTGGCAATTTCACCGGTCCTCAAGAGCTCAATCTTATCATTGC gAAATGTACTCGAATCGAGATTCATTTACTCACTCCCCAAGGTTTACAG CCTATGTTAGATGTGCCAATATATGGGAGAATCGCGACACTTGAGCTTTTCCGTCCTCAC GGTGAAACACAAGATCTTCTCTTCATCGCAACAGAGCGATATAAATTCTGTGTCCTTCAATGGGATACTGAGGCATCTGAAGTTATCACAAG AGCAATGGGGGATGTGTCAGACCGAATAGGCCGTCCCACAGATAATGGTCAG ATTGGTATAATTGATCCAGATTGCAGATTGATCGGGCTACATCTTTATGATGGACTATTTAAG GTTATTCCATTTGATAACAAAGGCCAACTGAAGGAAGCTTTTAACATCAG gCTCGAGGAGCTTCAAGTTTTAGATATTAAATTCTTGTATGGTTGCCCAAAGCCTACAATTGTTGTTCTATATCAG GATAACAAGGATGCCCGACATGTCAAAACATATGAGGTGTCCTTGAAAGACAAAGATTTTATTGAAGGGCCATGGGCTCAAAATAATCTTGATAATGGAGCTTCTTTGCTAATACCAGTACCTCCGCCACTGTGTGGTGTATTGATTATTGGAGAAGAAACCATCGTTTATTGCAGCGCTTCAGCTTTTAAGGCTATCCCAATTAGACCT TCTATCACAAGAGCATATGGGCGGGTTGATGCTGATGGTTCTCGATATTTGCTTGGGGATCATAATGGGCTTCTTCACCTACTTGTAATCACTCATGAGAAGGAGAA AGTTACCGGACTCAAAATTGAGCTACTGGGGGAAACTTCTATTGCATCAACCATATCATACCTAGACAATGCTTTTGTCTTCATTGGCTCAAGCTACGGAGATTCACAG CTTGTAAAGCTCAATCTCCAGCCTGACACCAAAGGTTCTTATGTGGAAGTTCTAGAGAGATATGTCAATTTAGGACCTATCGTGGACTTCTGTGTTGTTGATCTGGAAAGGCAAGGTCAAGGTCAGGTTGTAACTTGCTCTGGAGCCTATAAGGATGGATCACTTCGTATTGTTCGAAATGGAATTGGCATAAATGAACAG GCGTCTGTGGAACTACAAGGGATCAAAGGAATGTGGTCTCTTAGATCTGCTACTGATGATCCATATGACACATTCTTGGTTGTTAGCTTCATTAGTGAGACACGCGTTTTGGCTATGAACCTTGAGGATGAGCTGGAAGAAACTGAGATAGAAGGCTTCAATTCTCAAGTCCAGACCTTGTTTTGTCATGATGCTGTATACAACCAGCTTGTTCAG GTTACTTCAAATTCTGTTAGACTGGTCAGTTCTACGTCTAGAGATCTGAAAAACGAGTGGTTTGCCCCAGCCGGCTACTCGGTCAATGTTGCAACTGCTAATGCCACTCAG GTACTATTGGCTACTGGGGGTGGCCATCTGGTATACCTAGAAATTGGTGATGGGGTGTTGAATGAAGTAAAATATGCCAAGTTGGATTATGATATCTCGTGCCTGGACATAAATCCAATTGGTGAAAATCCGAACTACAGTAACATTGCAGCAGTTGGAATGTGGACAGACATAAGTGTCAGGATATATTCACTTCCTGACTTGAATCTCATTACAAAGGAACAGCTAGGAGGGGAGATAATTCCTCGTTCTGTTCTGATGTGTTCCTTCGAAGGG ATATCTTATCTACTATGTGCTTTGGGAGATGGCCATCTCTTGAATTTTGTATTGAGCATGAGTACTGGTGAGCTGACAGATAGGAAAAAAGTTTCTCTTGGGACACAGCCCATAACACTTCGTACATTCTCATCTAAAGATACAACACATGTCTTTGCTGCCTCCGATAGGCCAACAGTTATTTACAGCAGTAACAAGAAGCTGCTTTATAGCAATGTAAATCTAAAAGAAGTTAGTCATATGTGCCCATTCAATGTTGCAGCTTTTCCAGACAG CCTTGCAATCGCTAAAGAAGGTGAGTTAACAATTGGCACTATTGATGAAATTCAAAAGCTTCACATTCGTTCAATACCCCTTGGGGAGCATGCACGTCGCATCAGCCATCAAGAGCAGACCCGGACATTTGCTCTATGCAGTGTGAAGTATACTCAGTCAAATGCAGATGATCCTGAAATGCATTTTGTCCGCCTGTTGGATGATCAGACATTTgagttcatatcaacatatCCCCTTGACCAATTTGAATATGGCTGTTCCATACTAAGCTGCTCCTTTTCTGATGATAGTAATGTGTATTATTGCATTGGAACTGCATATGTGATGCCAGAGGAAAATGAACCTACTAAG GGCCgaattttagtttttatagTTGAAGATGGAAAGCTCCAGCTAATTGCTGAGAAGGAAACTAAGGGAGCTGTCTACTCTCTAAATGCCTTCAATGGGAAACTGCTTGCTGCAATCAATCAGAAGATTCAATTGTACAAGTGGGCTTCGCGTGAGGATGGTGGCAGCCGAGAATTGCAGACAGAATGTGGACACCATGGTCATATATTAGCTCTTTATGTTCAAACGCGTGGGGATTTCATTGTTGTTGGTGATTTGATGAAATCCATTTCTCTGCTGATTTTCAAG CATGAAGAGGGTGCTATAGAGGAGCGAGCCAGAGACTATAATGCAAATTGGATGTCAGCTGTTGAGATTCTCGATGATGACATTTATCTTGGTGCTGAGAATAACTTTAACCTTTTCACGGTCAGGAAAAATAGTGAAGGTGCTACAGATGAGGAGCGCAGCCGTCTTGAAGTGGTTGGTGAATACCACCTTGGCGAATTTGTTAATAGGTTTAGACATGGTTCACTTGTCATGCGACTACCAGATTCAGATGTTGGGCAGATACCCACCGTCATATTTGGCACAGTGAATGGTGTTATAGGGGTGATTGCATCACTACCTCAtgatcaatatttatttttggagaaGCTGCAGACAAACTTACGGAAAGTGATAAAGGGTGTGGGAGGTCTGAGCCACGAGCAGTGGAGGTCGTTTTACAACGAGAAGAAAACAGTAGATGCTAAAAACTTTCTTGATGGAGATTTGATTGAATCATTCCTAGATCTTAGCAGGAATCGGATGGAAGAGATTTCAAAGGCTATGTCAGTTCCAGTTGAGGAACTAATGAAGAGAGTGGAAGAGTTGACAAGGTTGCATTAG
- the LOC107011170 gene encoding DNA damage-binding protein 1 isoform X1, which produces MSVWNYVVTAHKPTNVTHSCVGNFTGPQELNLIIAKCTRIEIHLLTPQGLQCICLQPMLDVPIYGRIATLELFRPHGETQDLLFIATERYKFCVLQWDTEASEVITRAMGDVSDRIGRPTDNGQIGIIDPDCRLIGLHLYDGLFKVIPFDNKGQLKEAFNIRLEELQVLDIKFLYGCPKPTIVVLYQDNKDARHVKTYEVSLKDKDFIEGPWAQNNLDNGASLLIPVPPPLCGVLIIGEETIVYCSASAFKAIPIRPSITRAYGRVDADGSRYLLGDHNGLLHLLVITHEKEKVTGLKIELLGETSIASTISYLDNAFVFIGSSYGDSQLVKLNLQPDTKGSYVEVLERYVNLGPIVDFCVVDLERQGQGQVVTCSGAYKDGSLRIVRNGIGINEQASVELQGIKGMWSLRSATDDPYDTFLVVSFISETRVLAMNLEDELEETEIEGFNSQVQTLFCHDAVYNQLVQVTSNSVRLVSSTSRDLKNEWFAPAGYSVNVATANATQVLLATGGGHLVYLEIGDGVLNEVKYAKLDYDISCLDINPIGENPNYSNIAAVGMWTDISVRIYSLPDLNLITKEQLGGEIIPRSVLMCSFEGISYLLCALGDGHLLNFVLSMSTGELTDRKKVSLGTQPITLRTFSSKDTTHVFAASDRPTVIYSSNKKLLYSNVNLKEVSHMCPFNVAAFPDSLAIAKEGELTIGTIDEIQKLHIRSIPLGEHARRISHQEQTRTFALCSVKYTQSNADDPEMHFVRLLDDQTFEFISTYPLDQFEYGCSILSCSFSDDSNVYYCIGTAYVMPEENEPTKGRILVFIVEDGKLQLIAEKETKGAVYSLNAFNGKLLAAINQKIQLYKWASREDGGSRELQTECGHHGHILALYVQTRGDFIVVGDLMKSISLLIFKHEEGAIEERARDYNANWMSAVEILDDDIYLGAENNFNLFTVRKNSEGATDEERSRLEVVGEYHLGEFVNRFRHGSLVMRLPDSDVGQIPTVIFGTVNGVIGVIASLPHDQYLFLEKLQTNLRKVIKGVGGLSHEQWRSFYNEKKTVDAKNFLDGDLIESFLDLSRNRMEEISKAMSVPVEELMKRVEELTRLH; this is translated from the exons ATGAGTGTATGGAACTACGTGGTTACGGCTCACAAACCAACAAATGTTACACATTCCTGTGTTGGCAATTTCACCGGTCCTCAAGAGCTCAATCTTATCATTGC gAAATGTACTCGAATCGAGATTCATTTACTCACTCCCCAAGGTTTACAG TGCATTTGTCTGCAGCCTATGTTAGATGTGCCAATATATGGGAGAATCGCGACACTTGAGCTTTTCCGTCCTCAC GGTGAAACACAAGATCTTCTCTTCATCGCAACAGAGCGATATAAATTCTGTGTCCTTCAATGGGATACTGAGGCATCTGAAGTTATCACAAG AGCAATGGGGGATGTGTCAGACCGAATAGGCCGTCCCACAGATAATGGTCAG ATTGGTATAATTGATCCAGATTGCAGATTGATCGGGCTACATCTTTATGATGGACTATTTAAG GTTATTCCATTTGATAACAAAGGCCAACTGAAGGAAGCTTTTAACATCAG gCTCGAGGAGCTTCAAGTTTTAGATATTAAATTCTTGTATGGTTGCCCAAAGCCTACAATTGTTGTTCTATATCAG GATAACAAGGATGCCCGACATGTCAAAACATATGAGGTGTCCTTGAAAGACAAAGATTTTATTGAAGGGCCATGGGCTCAAAATAATCTTGATAATGGAGCTTCTTTGCTAATACCAGTACCTCCGCCACTGTGTGGTGTATTGATTATTGGAGAAGAAACCATCGTTTATTGCAGCGCTTCAGCTTTTAAGGCTATCCCAATTAGACCT TCTATCACAAGAGCATATGGGCGGGTTGATGCTGATGGTTCTCGATATTTGCTTGGGGATCATAATGGGCTTCTTCACCTACTTGTAATCACTCATGAGAAGGAGAA AGTTACCGGACTCAAAATTGAGCTACTGGGGGAAACTTCTATTGCATCAACCATATCATACCTAGACAATGCTTTTGTCTTCATTGGCTCAAGCTACGGAGATTCACAG CTTGTAAAGCTCAATCTCCAGCCTGACACCAAAGGTTCTTATGTGGAAGTTCTAGAGAGATATGTCAATTTAGGACCTATCGTGGACTTCTGTGTTGTTGATCTGGAAAGGCAAGGTCAAGGTCAGGTTGTAACTTGCTCTGGAGCCTATAAGGATGGATCACTTCGTATTGTTCGAAATGGAATTGGCATAAATGAACAG GCGTCTGTGGAACTACAAGGGATCAAAGGAATGTGGTCTCTTAGATCTGCTACTGATGATCCATATGACACATTCTTGGTTGTTAGCTTCATTAGTGAGACACGCGTTTTGGCTATGAACCTTGAGGATGAGCTGGAAGAAACTGAGATAGAAGGCTTCAATTCTCAAGTCCAGACCTTGTTTTGTCATGATGCTGTATACAACCAGCTTGTTCAG GTTACTTCAAATTCTGTTAGACTGGTCAGTTCTACGTCTAGAGATCTGAAAAACGAGTGGTTTGCCCCAGCCGGCTACTCGGTCAATGTTGCAACTGCTAATGCCACTCAG GTACTATTGGCTACTGGGGGTGGCCATCTGGTATACCTAGAAATTGGTGATGGGGTGTTGAATGAAGTAAAATATGCCAAGTTGGATTATGATATCTCGTGCCTGGACATAAATCCAATTGGTGAAAATCCGAACTACAGTAACATTGCAGCAGTTGGAATGTGGACAGACATAAGTGTCAGGATATATTCACTTCCTGACTTGAATCTCATTACAAAGGAACAGCTAGGAGGGGAGATAATTCCTCGTTCTGTTCTGATGTGTTCCTTCGAAGGG ATATCTTATCTACTATGTGCTTTGGGAGATGGCCATCTCTTGAATTTTGTATTGAGCATGAGTACTGGTGAGCTGACAGATAGGAAAAAAGTTTCTCTTGGGACACAGCCCATAACACTTCGTACATTCTCATCTAAAGATACAACACATGTCTTTGCTGCCTCCGATAGGCCAACAGTTATTTACAGCAGTAACAAGAAGCTGCTTTATAGCAATGTAAATCTAAAAGAAGTTAGTCATATGTGCCCATTCAATGTTGCAGCTTTTCCAGACAG CCTTGCAATCGCTAAAGAAGGTGAGTTAACAATTGGCACTATTGATGAAATTCAAAAGCTTCACATTCGTTCAATACCCCTTGGGGAGCATGCACGTCGCATCAGCCATCAAGAGCAGACCCGGACATTTGCTCTATGCAGTGTGAAGTATACTCAGTCAAATGCAGATGATCCTGAAATGCATTTTGTCCGCCTGTTGGATGATCAGACATTTgagttcatatcaacatatCCCCTTGACCAATTTGAATATGGCTGTTCCATACTAAGCTGCTCCTTTTCTGATGATAGTAATGTGTATTATTGCATTGGAACTGCATATGTGATGCCAGAGGAAAATGAACCTACTAAG GGCCgaattttagtttttatagTTGAAGATGGAAAGCTCCAGCTAATTGCTGAGAAGGAAACTAAGGGAGCTGTCTACTCTCTAAATGCCTTCAATGGGAAACTGCTTGCTGCAATCAATCAGAAGATTCAATTGTACAAGTGGGCTTCGCGTGAGGATGGTGGCAGCCGAGAATTGCAGACAGAATGTGGACACCATGGTCATATATTAGCTCTTTATGTTCAAACGCGTGGGGATTTCATTGTTGTTGGTGATTTGATGAAATCCATTTCTCTGCTGATTTTCAAG CATGAAGAGGGTGCTATAGAGGAGCGAGCCAGAGACTATAATGCAAATTGGATGTCAGCTGTTGAGATTCTCGATGATGACATTTATCTTGGTGCTGAGAATAACTTTAACCTTTTCACGGTCAGGAAAAATAGTGAAGGTGCTACAGATGAGGAGCGCAGCCGTCTTGAAGTGGTTGGTGAATACCACCTTGGCGAATTTGTTAATAGGTTTAGACATGGTTCACTTGTCATGCGACTACCAGATTCAGATGTTGGGCAGATACCCACCGTCATATTTGGCACAGTGAATGGTGTTATAGGGGTGATTGCATCACTACCTCAtgatcaatatttatttttggagaaGCTGCAGACAAACTTACGGAAAGTGATAAAGGGTGTGGGAGGTCTGAGCCACGAGCAGTGGAGGTCGTTTTACAACGAGAAGAAAACAGTAGATGCTAAAAACTTTCTTGATGGAGATTTGATTGAATCATTCCTAGATCTTAGCAGGAATCGGATGGAAGAGATTTCAAAGGCTATGTCAGTTCCAGTTGAGGAACTAATGAAGAGAGTGGAAGAGTTGACAAGGTTGCATTAG